The following proteins come from a genomic window of Canis aureus isolate CA01 chromosome 3, VMU_Caureus_v.1.0, whole genome shotgun sequence:
- the ZC3H12C gene encoding putative ribonuclease ZC3H12C isoform X8 encodes MLKAQETKSHHRLTSHGNKEVFSCRGIKLAVDWFLERGHKDVTVFVPAWRKEQSRPDALITDQEILRKLEKEKILVFTPSRRVQGRRVVCYDDRFIVKLAFESDGIIVSNDNYRDLANEKPEWKKFIDERLLMYSFVNDKFMPPDDPLGRHGPSLDNFLRKKPIVPEHKKQPCPYGQNVVSGYEAMWEEHGRKELRTWGAHPDLRRGLDRSADVFAAPWSPAAGRLRGAHLQREGRTPASALASPTGKKCTYGHKCKYYHPERGSQPQRSVADELRAMSRNTAAKTSNEGGLVKSNSVPCSTKADSTSDVKRGAPKRQSDPSIRTQVYQDLEEKLPTKNKLETRSVPSLVSIPATSTAKPQSTTSLSNGLPSGVHFPAQDQRPQGQYPPMMMATKNHGTPMPYEQYPKCDSPVDIGYYSMLNAYSNLSISGPRSPERRFSLDTDYRVSSVASDCSSEGSMSCGSSDSYVGYNDRSYVSSPDPQLEESLKCQHVHPHSRLNSQPFLQNFHDPLARVPSYSHEEPKYHPKPPLAHLAVHLPHPAAGARSSCPGDYPSPPGAAHPKAPRLGRSLLATRLDSVSDSRLYDGSPSRPRKPYSGPDGPGGWERPAFAPEAAYGYRHTYSLPDSSTQPGYEPFAFQSLPERPEPAWRGPYCAPPPEPPRYQDDREKVYVNLCNIFPADLVRTVMKRNPHVTDAQQLAAAILVEKSQLGY; translated from the exons ATGCTCAAGGCTCAGGAAACCAAATCTCATCATCGACTAACAAG CCATGGAAACAAAGAAGTGTTTTCCTGCCGGGGAATAAAATTGGCAGTGGATTGGTTTTTGGAAAGAGGCCACAAAGATGTTACAGTTTTTGTTCCTGCCTGGAGAAAAGAGCAGTCCCGACCCGATGCTCTCATCACAG ATCAAGAAATTCTGCGtaaattagagaaggagaaaatccTAGTGTTCACGCCATCCCGACGAGTGCAGGGGAGGCGGGTGGTGTGCTACGACGACAGGTTCATCGTGAAGCTGGCTTTTGAGTCGGATGGGATCATTGTGTCCAATGACAACTACAGGGATCTGGCCAATGAGAAACCAGAGTGGAAGAAGTTCATAGATGAGCGACTGCTAATGTACTCATTTGTCAATGACAA GTTCATGCCCCCTGACGACCCTCTCGGCAGACATGGCCCAAGCCTGGATAATTTTCTGAGGAAGAAACCTATTGTTCCTGAACACAAAAAGCAGCCTTGTCCATACG GACAGAATGTCGTATCTGGTTATGAAGCCATGTGGGAAGAGCATGGCAGGAAGGAGTTGAGGACATGGGGTGCCCACCCAGACCTCAGGAGGGGACTCGATCGCTCGGCCGATGTGTTCGCTGCTCCCTGGAGCCCGGCAGCGGGGCGGCTGAGAGGGGCTCATCTCCAGAGGGAGGGTCGTACCCCCGCCTCTGCCCTGGCCTCGCCCACAG GAAAGAAGTGTACGTACGGACACAAGTGCAAATACTACCATCCCGAGAGGGGCAGCCAGCCGCAGAGGTCGGTGGCCGACGAGCTTCGGGCCATGTCTCGAAACACAGCGGCCAAGACCTCCAACGAAGGCGGGCTGGTCAAAAGCAACAGCGTTCCCTGCAGCACGAAAGCGGACAGCACTTCAGATGTCAAGCGGGGTGCTCCCAAGAGGCAGTCGGATCCGAGCATACGGACCCAAGTCTACCAGGACCTCGAAGAAAAGCTTCCCACCAAAAACAAACTGGAAACCAGGTCTGTCCCCTCGTTGGTGAGCATCCCGGCGACTTCCACTGCAAAACCCCAAAGCACTACATCTCTAAGCAACGGCCTTCCATCTGGAGTTCATTTCCCAGCTCAGGATCAAAGACCACAGGGACAGTACCCTCCAATGATGATGGCAACCAAAAATCACGGAACGCCAATGCCTTACGAACAGTACCCCAAATGCGACTCGCCCGTCGACATCGGGTATTACTCCATGTTGAACGCCTACTCGAATCTGAGCATCTCAGGCCCGCGCAGCCCCGAGAGGCGCTTCTCCCTGGACACGGACTACCGCGTCAGCTCCGTGGCCTCCGACTGCAGCAGCGAGGGCAGCATGAGCTGCGGGAGCAGCGACTCCTACGTGGGCTACAACGACCGCTCGTACGTGAGCTCGCCCGACCCACAGCTGGAAGAGAGCCTGAAGTGTCAGCACGTGCACCCGCACAGCCGCCTTAATTCCCAGCCCTTCCTGCAGAACTTCCACGACCCCCTAGCTAGAGTGCCAAGCTACAGTCACGAAGAACCAAAGTACCACCCCAAGCCGCCCCTCGCGCACCTGGCCGTGCACCTGCCGCACCCGGCCGCGGGCGCGCGCTCCAGCTGCCCCGGCGACTACCCGTCCCCGCCGGGCGCCGCGCACCCCAAGGCGCCGCGCCTCGGCCGCTCGCTGCTGGCCACCCGGCTGGACAGCGTGTCGGACTCGCGGCTGTACGACGGCTCCCCGTCCCGGCCCAGGAAGCCCTACTCGGGCCCCGACGGCCCGGGCGGCTGGGAGAGGCCGGCGTTCGCGCCCGAGGCGGCCTACGGCTACCGGCACACCTACTCGCTGCCGGACAGCTCCACGCAGCCGGGCTACGAGCCGTTCGCCTTCCAGAGCCTGCCCGAGCGCCCGGAGCCCGCGTGGCGCGGCCCGTACTGCGCGCCGCCGCCCGAGCCGCCCCGGTACCAGGACGACCGCGAGAAGGTCTACGTGAACCTGTGCAACATCTTCCCGGCCGACCTGGTGCGGACGGTCATGAAGAGGAACCCGCACGTGACGGACGCCCAGCAGCTGGCCGCCGCCATCCTCGTGGAGAAGTCCCAGCTGGGCTACTGA